A genomic region of Cannabis sativa cultivar Pink pepper isolate KNU-18-1 chromosome 1, ASM2916894v1, whole genome shotgun sequence contains the following coding sequences:
- the LOC115706580 gene encoding F-box protein At5g07610-like: MSFKLRISFPKRPTTSYYSAEQVGNNDDLLNQILLRLPIKSLLKFKSVSKHWLSLISNPNFSHRRSPFPTAASGLFLQTSRSCANSPEFNFVDFDPSSSSFVAPFKSLTFVNDLYGITIIQSCNGLLLCSTAFYSRRKSFYIYNPTTKHYTTLPPLSFPRGTFTWSVWDIVLAFDPSKSPNYKVVCLTICNNNNDNNNVVVDDQFQIQIYSSETGPWRPCSCSVQVQPFSLSHLTNLVAISGVFCNGAIHWLNRYGTSLYFKVDEEKLYQMPSFPVLDNSDVINGDFKYVGESGDRLHAVICLNGITDNYLEVFEMEKDYSRWVLKFKVDLAEISNIIPEVIYDNTLLVLCFVVGGEFSEDSFLVLMIFDIVFRYDLKTGTFYKLCVNNHQPVWYVKNYQYIESLACV; encoded by the coding sequence ATGTCATTCAAACTCAGAATTTCTTTCCCCAAAAGACCCACCACATCGTACTACTCCGCCGAACAAGTTGGCAACAACGACGACCTCCTCAACCAAATACTCCTCCGCCTTCCCATAAAGTCTCTCCTCAAATTCAAATCCGTATCCAAACACTGGCTTTCCCTCATCTCCAACCCCAACTTTTCTCACCGCCGTAGCCCTTTTCCGACCGCCGCCTCCGGCCTCTTTCTTCAAACCTCAAGATCATGTGCCAACAGCCCAGAATTCAATTTCGTTGACTTTGACCCTTCTTCCTCCTCTTTTGTGGCCCCTTTTAAGTCTCTCACCTTTGTCAACGACCTTTACGGAATCACAATCATACAGTCCTGTAATGGGTTACTCCTCTGTTCCACAGCTttctactcaagaagaaaaAGCTTCTACATTTACAATCCCACTACGAAGCACTATACGACACTTCCTCCGCTGTCGTTTCCTCGTGGAACTTTCACCTGGTCCGTATGGGACATCGTCTTAGCTTTCGATCCTTCCAAATCTCCTAATTACAAAGTCGTTTGTTTGACTATATGTAACAACAACAACGACAACAACAATGTGGTCGTTGACGATCAATTTCAGATTCAAATTTATTCCTCTGAGACTGGCCCTTGGAGACCTTGCTCTTGCTCTGTACAAGTACAACCTTTTTCTTTATCACACCTTACAAATTTAGTAGCCATTAGTGGGGTTTTCTGCAACGGGGCTATTCACTGGCTAAATCGTTATGGAACTTCACTGTATTTCAAAGTTGATGAAGAGAAACTTTACCAAATGCCATCATTTCCTGTGCTTGATAATTCTGATGTCATCAATGGGGATTTCAAGTATGTTGGTGAGTCCGGGGACCGTTTACATGCAGTTATTTGCTTAAATGGGATAACAGATAATTATTTGGAAGTATTTGAGATGGAAAAGGATTATTCTAGATGGGTTTTGAAGTTCAAAGTTGATCTTGCTGAAATTTCAAATATAATTCCTGAGGTTATCTATGATAATACTCTTTTAGTACTCTGCTTTGTTGTTGGTGGTGAGTTTTCCGAAGATTCATTTTTGGTGCTGATGATTTTTGATATAGTTTTCCGATATGATTTAAAGACTGGAACTTTCTACAAACTGTGTGTCAACAATCATCAGCCTGTGTGGTATGTGAAAAATTATCAGTACATAGAGAGTCTAGCTTGTGTTTGA
- the LOC115707605 gene encoding F-box protein At5g07610-like has product MHSTKILKANDSATRIENNTDLVTEILIRLPVKSLLRFKCVSKTCLSLISNPDFCHRRNLSLTISALLLLINPHSHHTSQYEILNLDKTNSFLCNKILYFQGIKILQSCCGLLLCCGYSPEKRSKNYYVYNPIITNLENSFDLLPNQDGRFYSRIFGMVLAYDPLTSPHYKVIGVRRSRHKFHFVIDIFSSQTTSWKRFTGKTPFEEDECVDFNGGVFCNGVIFWKTGSENTLLCFELEIERVRKFAGPENGDFLSVRIDFIGASRRNFHVLCSCKKGIDYTEYFVYEMNHDLSGWILKYRFNFNAVAISCSVTKVPTSSELFNVFRVLAIVVAEKAEDSFLVFHMAGKLIRYNLNDKSFRSLYHFDPNIYGDFFMLGSSEVHGFMEMLA; this is encoded by the coding sequence ATGCATTCGACTAAAATCCTTAAGGCAAATGATTCAGCCACAAGAATTGAGAACAACACAGACCTCGTCACTGAAATCCTTATTCGTCTCCCAGTCAAATCATTGCTGAGATTCAAATGCGTCAGCAAAACTTGTCTCTCTCTCATTTCCAACCCAGATTTCTGCCAccgtcgtaatctttcactcaCAATCTCGGCTCTTCTTTTGCTTATTAATCCTCATTCTCATCACACTTCACAATACGAAATCCTTAATCTTGACAAAACTAATTCCTTTCTATGCAACAAGATTCTATATTTCCAAGGAATTAAAATTCTACAATCCTGTTGCGGTTTATTGCTGTGTTGCGGCTATTCCCCGGAGAAACGCTCAAAGAATTACTACGTTTATAATCCCATCATCACCAACCTTGAAAACAGCTTCGACCTTCTCCCAAATCAAGACGGACGCTTTTACAGTCGAATCTTCGGCATGGTTCTTGCTTATGATCCTCTAACATCGCCTCACTACAAAGTTATTGGGGTTCGACGTTCGAGACACAAATTCCATTTCGTAATTGACATTTTCTCATCCCAAACAACCTCTTGGAAGCGCTTTACCGGTAAAACACCCTTTGAGGAAGACGAATGTGTCGATTTCAATGGTGGGGTCTTCTGTAATGGTGTAATATTCTGGAAAACCGGTTCTGAAAATACCCTTTTGTGCTTTGAACTCGAAATTGAGCGAGTACGAAAGTTTGCAGGCCCTGAAAATGGAGACTTTCTTAGTGTTCGTATTGACTTTATTGGGGCCTCTCGAAGAAATTTTCATGTACTCTGCAGTTGTAAAAAGGGTATTGATTATACAGAGTACTTTGTTTACGAGATGAATCATGACTTGTCAGGATGGATTCTCAAGTATAGATTCAATTTCAATGCAGTGGCAATCAGTTGTTCGGTGACGAAAGTCCCCACCTCATCTGAATTGTTTAATGTGTTTAGAGTATTGGCCATTGTCGTAGCAGAAAAGGCCGAGGACTCATTCTTGGTTTTTCATATGGCTGGAAAACTCATTCGTTACAACCTAAACGACAAGTCGTTTCGGTCGCTTTATCATTTTGATCCCAATATTTACGGTGATTTTTTTATGTTAGGCTCGTCAGAGGTTCATGGATTCATGGAAATGCTTGCTTGA
- the LOC115706585 gene encoding acid phosphatase 1, translated as MTFPRLLLLFSLFSLAFSHENFDTHLLPRPLIVEHPETLLKEQSETHLKEENRLECSSWRFSVEANNLSPWKTIPEECVEYVRNYITGRGYSTDLQRVSREAADYAKSVELAGDGKDVWIFDIDETLLSNLPYYADHGYGLEVFDPVEFDKWVDKAMALPIEPSLKLYEEVQGRGFKVFLLTGRSESRREVTVENLINAGFRDWDQLVLRAPDEHGKLAIIFKSEKRSEMVKEGYRILGNSGDQWSDLLGTTMSTRSFKLPNPLYYIP; from the exons ATGACTTTTCCGAGACTTTTGCTGCTTTTTTCTCTGTTTTCCCTCGCTTTTTCTCACGAAAATTTCGATACCCACCTCCTACCTCGGCCGCTAATCGTCGAACACCCAGAGACCCTTTTGAAAGAACAATCGGAGACCCATTTGAAAGAAGAGAATAGATTAGAGTGTAGCAGTTGGAGATTTTCCGTGGAGGCTAATAATCTGAGTCCATGGAAAACAATCCCAGAAGAATGTGTAGAATATGTGAGAAATTACATTACTGGAAGGGGATATAGTACCGATCTCCAAAGGGTGTCTAGAGAGGCAGCTGATTATGCGAAGAGCGTTGAGTTGGCCGGCGATGGAAAAGACGTGTGGATCTTCGACATTGATGAGACTTTACTTTCCAATCTTCCTTATTACGCCGACCACGGTTATGG TTTGGAAGTCTTTGATCCAGTAGAGTTTGACAAATGGGTGGACAAGGCCATGGCTCTTCCCATAGAGCCCAGTTTAAAACTCTATGAAGAAGTTCAGGGTCGCGGTTTTAAAGTTTTCTTGTTAACTGGCCGAAGTGAAAGCCGGAGAGAGGTTACTGTTGAAAATTTGATCAACGCAGGGTTTAGAGATTGGGATCAGCTTGTGCTAAG AGCCCCTGATGAACATGGAAAACTGGCAATTATATTTAAATCAGAGAAGAGGAGTGAGATGGTGAAAGAGGGATATAGGATTCTTGGGAATTCTGGAGACCAATGGAGTGATCTATTAGGTACCACAATGTCCACTCGTTCATTCAAGCTACCAAATCCATTGTACTATATCCCATAA